From Paenibacillus sp. PvR098:
GATTCGCTAGCCAGCATCCTGAAGCGCCAAGGGTATGAGACAACAGCGATCAATCCGTTTCACAGCTGGTTTTATAATAGTAAAAGCGTTTATGAGCATTTTGGTTTTTCCAAGTATATCTCGCAGGAATTTTTCGAACCGGATTACGAGGGACCGTATATAGCTGATCGTGCTGTGGCCAAGTATATTATTCAAGCGAGTGAAGAAACCGCCGGACCCGATTTTATTTTTGCCAATACAATGGAGAACCACTACCATTACTATCCTGGTAAGTTTAAGGAAAATACGATTGAGGTGTCCGGAGTTTCCGATGAGTCCAAAGGGCTCTTTGAAACGTATGCGCAAGGGCTTTTGGGTGCGGACGATATGCTGAAACGTTTGGTGACGCACTATGAACAAAAGGGAGAACCAACCATTATCGTATTCTTCGGAGATCATCTTCCAAGCCTCGGGGAAAACTACAAAGCCTATAAGGATTGTGGCTATTTGCAGGAGAACGATCCTAATTTTCTTGACAAAATGTATCGCGTACCGGTCCTTGTATGGAATAATTATTTGCCTGAGCAGAAAGAAAGCCTGAATATGAGTCCTTCGTTTCTTGGACCGTACGTGTTAAAGCTGGCGCAAAGAACCGGTACTTATTACACGGATTATTTGTATGAATTCGCACAGCACACTCCTGTGATCCCGCCGAAACATTATTATCAACAAATGGGAATAAACGAGGACATACTAAAGGGATATGAGAAGCTGCAGTACGATATCCTTTTTGGAAAGCAGTACGGGTATGCTGATTGGAATGACACTATTCAAGATCCCGCTTTTGTTTTGGGTTTTGGAGCTCTGCATATTGATAACGTCCACATAGAACAATCCGGCGAAGAACAGGTTGTACGTATTACCGGTAAGGATCTTCCTCACAGCAGTATCGTTTATATTAACGACGAACCGGTGAAGACTCAATGGACCGATAACAATGAATTGACAGCTATTGTCGAGCCGGAGACGGCGGGCGCATTTCCGTGGAAGATGGAAATCGTGGTTGAGGATTCAAAGGGCCATGTCGTGGTAAAATCGAATCCGTATATACAAAATCCATTGACAGCCACAGATTATCATTAGAAGCCATGCATACCGTCCTGGCGTCGATCAAGGCTTGCATTATTATCTGGATCGGGCACCAACGCTCGCCGAGCTGCACGGCGAGCGTTGGTACCCGAGTTGGGACGAACAAAGCTGGAAGAGGGCGGTCCTTTCCACACTAAAGGACATCTGAAATCTTATGCGGAATGGCTTATGAGTACAAGGGATTGAAGAGGAGAGGTACCCATGGGGAACATTTTGCAGACGCTCGAACAGGCAGCCGCCGATTGCGCCTGCGGCAAGCACAACCGTATCAGCCTGGATACCATCGTTGTTGGACGCGAGGCATTGGAGCGGGCAGTGCCTTATTTGCTCGAGCGATCCTGCAAGCATGTCACCGTGGTAGTGGATGCTACTACCTTCGCAGCAGCTGGTCAAAGGCTGGTCGATTGTTTACGCACAGCTGGGATGGATTTCGCACAGGTCATACTGCTGGGGAATCATCAGGGGATGTGGTGGCTGATGAGCAGTCGATCATTCAAGTGATGCTGGAAACTCCGAACACAACGGACGTTATCATTGCCGTAGGGGCGGGAACCATCCATGATATCGTCCGGTTTACCGGATACAAGATGAACAAGCCTTTCATCTCCGTCCCGACCGCGCCGTCCGTTGACGGCTTCACTTCCATAGGGGCTCCGATCATCATTCAAGGGGAAAAGAAAACGATCTCGGCTTCAGCGCCCGATGCCATTTTTGCAGATCTGGATATTTTGACAGGCGCTCCTCAAAGCCTGCTAGCTGCGGGATTCTGCGATATGCTCGGCAAATACACCTCGTTGTTCGATTGGAAGTTCACGCATTGGGTAGCCGGCGAACCCCATTGTCCTGCTGCCGAACGCATAACCAAGCGAGCTCTGATGGATTGCGTTAACCATGTGCAGGAAATCGCTCAGCGCGAGGAAGGCGGTATTCGTGTTCTGACCAAAGCGCTGATAGAATCGGGATTAGCCGTGCTGATCTTCGGGAGCTTATACGGACCATGGACGGTCCGGTTACTCCAGCCGAGCTGGGAATAGATCAGGAGCTCTTAACGCGAAGCATGTTGGAAGCTCACCAAGTCCGGCTGAACCGGTATACGATGCTTAGAGCGCTGAATGAAGCGGGCTTCCGATAAGACTAGTCATGCCGAAAAATAAGACTTGCTGGTGAACATTCCTTCCGATATAGTAAGGGGTAATATAGTCACTCAGTTAAAATCACAACGAACGAAATGGAGGTGTCCATCCATTGCCGATTATCCAGTCGGTTGAGAGAGCGCTGCGAATTCTGGATCTGTTTGACGAATACCATAAGGAATTAAAGATCACAGAAATCAGCAGCCGGATGGACTTGCATAAAAGCACGGTTCATTCTTTATTAAAAACATTACAGGTGCATCGTTACATCGAACAAAATCCGGATAGCGGGAAGTACCGGCTCGGGATGAAGCTGCTGGAGAGAAGCAGCAGACTAGTGCAGAGCTTGGATATTCGACAGGTAGCTAATAACTATTTGCAGACGCTCTCCAAAACGACAGGGCAAACAGCCCATTTGGTTGTTCTGGACGGAAAAGAAGGCGTTTACATCGATAAAGTGGAGGGTGAGAAAGCCGTTATTCGATATTCCCGTATCGGCAGACGCATTCCTCTGCACTGCAGTGCCGTCGGGAAAGCGCTTGTTGCCTATAAATCGCCAAAGGAGCTGAGCTCCATTCTCAAAGGGTACGACTATCAGAAGCATACGGACAGAACCATCAGATCCGAAGAAGCTTTTCTGCTTGAGCTGGAGCAGGTGAAACAGCGGGGATACGCTACGGACGATCAGGAGAACGAACCTGGTGTCTTCTGCATCGCCGCGGCTGTCCGGGATCACACGGGGGAAGTGACTGCTGCGGTCAGCATATCGATGCTTCAGGCCAGAGTGACGGATGAGGATAAGGAAAGATACATCAAGCTCTTGTTACAAGCCGCTGGCGAGCTTTCAGAGCGGATGGGTTACGGCATCATGATAGGATGAAAGTGGGCGGCAAGCTTGTAAAAGCTTGACCTGCTTCTTTTTAATGAAAAACTATAAAACCTAGTTTTATAATATAAAACAAAAAAAGTGTTCGTCAAATTCTTGCACTAGAAGGGGAGAGGGAACATGAGTGAATTATTGAGTTCTATTATGGGAGCGGAAGGAAAAGAGTTATACCGCCTTCAGACCCATGCCCAAGGACCGCGGGGAACTCTGCCGCTGACACCGGATATGCTGCTTCACGAGCCTAGCGGGCATCTGTTTGGGCTAACGCAAAATGTAGGGATGGGCTGGATTCCCTCCGAACTGAACGGCAAGCAGGTTTTGTTGCTCAGCACCCAAGGCGGCATCCGCGCGGAGGACGGCAAACCGATTGCGCTAGGTTACCATACCGGGCATTGGGAAGTCGGGTTGCTGATGCAGGATGCGGCATATGAAATCCGGAAGAGCGGCGGCGTCCCCTTTGCGGGTTATGTGAGCGATCCATGCGATGGGAGAAGCCAAGGTACCGAAGGGATGTTCGACTCGCTGCCTTATCGTAATGACGCTGCTATCGTATTTCGCAGGCTCATTCGCTCACTTCCCACACGCAAGGCAGTGATCGGGATAGCTACCTGCGACAAGGGCCTGCCAGCCATGCTGACGGCTCTTGCCGCAATGCGCGAGCTGCCGTGTATTATCGTCCCCGGGGGAGTGACCCTGCCTCCATCGAGTGGGGAGGATGCCGGTAAAATCCAAACGATAGGGGCCCGTTATTCGAATGGAGAACTCTCGCTGGAGGATGCGGCGGATCTCGGCTGCCGGGCCTGTGCTACACCTGGCGGGGGCTGTCAGTTTCTCGGCACGGCGGCTACGGCGCAGGTCGTCGCCGAAGCCTTGGGACTGACGGTGCCGCACGCGGCGCTGGCTCCGTCCGGTCAACCGATCTGGCATGAGTTGGCCCGTCAATCAGCCCGCGCGGTCATGATGATGGAGTCGAAAGGGCTTCGGACGCGCGATATCGTAACTCATGCCGCCATTCGCAACGCCATGGTCGTTCATGCGGCCTTCGGCGGCTCCACAAACCTGCTGCTGCATATCCCGGCCATTGCTCATGCCGCCGGATGCGCCATACCGACCGTGCAAGAATGGGATCGCGTCAACCGAAATGTTCCGAGGCTGGTCAGCGTACTGCCGAACGGACCGGTATATCATCCGACGGTCAGGGTATTTCTGGCCGGTGGAGTGCCAGAGGTAATGCTGCATCTGCGCCAGTTAGGATTACTCGACGAATCGGCGCTCACCGTGACCGGCGAAACACTGGGGACGGTGCTCGATTGGTGGGAGACCTCGGAGCGAAGAGCGAAGGTGCGTGAGGCGCTGCAGAAGCTGGACGGAATTCGGCCCGATGAGGTCATTATGAGTCCGGAGCAAGCGCGGTCCTACGGAATGGCATCCACGGTCACCTTTCCAACCGGAAATCTTGCACCGGAAGGTTCCGTCATTAAATCGACGTCCATTGACCCTACAGTGGTAGGAACAGACGGAATCTATCGGCATAAAGGTCGGGCAAAGGTGTTCACTGCGGAACGGGAGGCTATTCGTGCCATCAAGACCGGAGGGATTGTAGCTGGGGATATGCTGGTGCTGATCGGACGCGGCCCAATCGGGTCGGGAATGGAGGAGACGTATCAACTAACCTCGGCGCTAAAGCATCTGCCTTTCGGAAAGCATGTGACGCTGATCACGGATGCCCGCTTCTCCGGCGTCTCCACGGGCGCTTGCATCGGTCATGTCGGACCGGAAGCGCTAGCGGGCGGACCGATCGGCAAGCTGAGGGACGGCGATTGGATCGAAGTGGTGATTGACCGGGAGCGTCTGCAGGGCAGCTTGCATTTTGTCGGAGAGGGAGATACCTTCTATACGCCTCAGGAAGGAAGCGAGGTACTCGCGCGGCGAATGCCTCATCCTCATCTGGCCCCTGATCCCGGTTTGCCGGACGATACCCGTTTGTGGGCTGCTCTTCAAGGGGCCAGCGGGGGAACATGGCGCGGGAGTGTGTATGATGTGGACCGGATCATCACACTGCTTGAGGCAGGCAAGAAAGCGTTGGGTTGGTAAAGGCCGTCCTTTTAATCTTGACTGGAAGCATATATATCATTACGAAAAGTAAGCAGCCGAAGGGTAATCCCTTCGGCTGCTCAAGGTTCAACGAACATACCGCGTTCGGTGAGCGTAGATCCAATTTTTTTTCATATCCCGTACAAGTCCTTCTTCCTTGGCAAGCACCTTCTCCGCATAAGCATCAAAGGTGTGAAATTCATGCGGAGTCGGCTCGATAAAACGCATGGTGCCCTTCCATTCAAATTCGAGCAGCAGCCCATAATTGGCTGCCAGGCGATGAGTGATGTGCATCAGAAGAAAATCCTCCCAGGTCGTCGCGTTCGCATCACGTTCGAATCGCCATCCACCAGGCTCCTCCGCTATCTGAATGCCATGGATTCGCATCATATATTCCGGAAGGAGGATATAGCCCTCGGGAACCTGCTGAACGACGGCATTCCACTCTTCCGCAATCCGCTGCAGCTCCTCCGTCATATTCAAAGTTTTGGTCGGAAGAAATAATGTAAACACGTTGGTCCTTCACCTCTTTTCCCTTTTTTACCTATCATAACGCAGACTACTTGGGATAGGTAGAGGCCGGTTGGTTACGTTTCCTTCAGCAGCGCTGTCAAGCGCTCCGGGTAATCGGTGATTACGCTTGTCACTCCCAGCAATATCATTCGGGCCATGGTGTCCTGATCATTGACGGTCCATGCATAGACTTCCTTCTGATGTAGGTTCGCCAAACGCATAAATTCTTCGTCTATGATCGTGTGAGCTGTACTGAGCACATCAAAATCTTTGTTCGAGAAAAGGCTTGCGTTGTCAGTGATTTTTGTAGAGATGATGAGACCCGTTTTGATGCTTGGATTCCGCTGTTTTACTTTTTGAATCAGGGCGGCATCGAACGATGTTACGGTACATTCCCGAATACACTGCTTTTTCATGATAATGTCTGCAGTCTTTTCGGCAAGCTGCTTTTGATGTCCGTTGTTTTTGAGCTCGATATTCAGCTTGATTTTACCCTTCGCGGTATCTATGGCTTGCTCCAATGTCGGCACCCGTTCAGCCTCGAACCGCTGGTGAAACCAAGCTCCCGCGCTGGCGTGAAGCAATTCTGCTGATGGGATCAGCCACATAGGCTTGTCGATGCCGGTCGTTCTCCTGGCGTTGTCGTCGTGCATTAAGACAATGATTCCGTCAGCGGTTTCCTGCACATCAATCTCCGCGTAGCCTGCGCCATCTTCGATGGCTTTACGGATGGAGCTTAGCGTGTTCTCTGGCGCGGAGCCAGAACTTCCGCGATGCGCAGTGACAAGCTCGCGGCTGTCGGCAAGCCAGCTGAGGTCAGAGCTGACAGAGGTCAGATTGGCGGTAAGTAGAAATGTGAGAGTGAGAATCATTTTATGCATGGTCGTCTCCTTCAGGCGTAAGTGAGTATGTTAAAATTGGACGGCCACTTGGGTTCTATTGTTTCCAATCCATATGAAAATTCATAAAAATGTTAGAAATAGGTGGTGACCCGTATACTATTTTTATCGTCGTATGCCGCTGAAAATGTAATGTTTTTTCCTGCTCTTGTGTGTAGTTGGAGAGGTTTTAAAAAAAGGGGGACAGCGTGATAGCATGAATGTCACAGGTTTAACATAAGCGTTGACCTCTGGGGTATACGTCCTCTGATTCAGAAATTGGCCGTTATCTTTGACCAGGGCGGACCGGCTCGGTGGATGAACGATCCGAAATAAATATGTTATGATGTTGGTTGACGATTCTGACTAAAATATGGGAGTTGTGTGAGAATGAATCAAGCCGGTTTGGTGGTATGTGTGGGGGAGCTTTTGATCGATTTCTTTTGCACAGACATCGATGTTGATTTAAAGAAAGGCGACAATTTTATTAAGCAAGCGGGTGGAGCGCCAGCCAACGTATCTGCAGCGATTGCCAAGCTGGGGGGAACGGCTTCGTTTGTCGGTAAGGTAGGAAATGATCCGTTCGGAGGGTTTCTGATTGATGTGCTGGATCAAGCCGGGGTCGATACACAGAGGGTTTCCAAGGATGATGCCGTTAGAACGACGATGGCTTTCGTATCGCTGCAAGCAAACGGGGAGCGGGATTTCGTCTTTTACCGCGGTGCGGATGAGCGGTTAACCATGGCTGATGTGGATCTTGAGTACATATCCCACGCTCGTGTCATGCACTTTGGCTCGGCAACGGCGCTTCTTGGAGGCGAAGCTCTAGAAACTTATTTTTCATTGATCGATCTGGCCAAAGCCAAAAACATGTTCATATCCTTTGACCCGAACTTCCGCACCAATTTGTGGCAGGGTAGAGAAGATGAATTTATAGAACGGGCGCGGAGAGGGATCGGACAAGCCGATTTCGTGAAGGTTAGCGATGAGGAGCTGCGGCTTATTACGACGCAAGAGGATATGCTGGAAGGCGTACGGGACCTGCATCACTTGGGGGCGCGCGTCATCGCCGTTACACTCGGGAAAGAGGGGACATTGATCTCCTCGAACGGGCAGCACGCTGTCATTCCGAGCGTTCCGATCAAGTCGGTCGATTCCACAGGTGCCGGAGACTCGTTCGTGGGAGCCACCTTGTTTCAGTTAGCACAAGCGAAGGAGCCAGCCGGTTTGTGCGATGACTTCGATGAGCTGAAGAGAATCATCGCGTTCTCCAATAAAGTAGGAGCCATCGTGTGTACGAAGGTCGGAGCGATTGCCGCGCTGCCGTCCTTGGAAGAGGTTGAACGGTTCGGGTGAACTGGAGTGTACAAAAAAGCCACAAATTGAATTGACGGTTTGCTTGCAGCGGAGCTTCTCCGCTGTAGGTTTCATTCACAAACAAGAAACCTATTTTCTCATTTATAAAAAACATTTATAAAAAACATTTATAAAAATATCGTTGACACGCTTTCATTAAAAAATTAGACTGTGAAAGTAATGCATTAGTTTAACTATTAATTTCGTAGTTTTGCATTAGGATTTTCTATAATCGAAAGGAGCAATAAAGAATGAGTGGTCAGACAAGTGGAAGTTATACGATTATTTTGCGAATGGAGCTGGAACCAAACGTAGCATTCATTCAAATCGCTAATGCAATCCACGAAAAGGGCTGCGAAATCGTTGCCGTGGATATTGTGAACAGAAATAAGGAAAAAACGATTAGGGATATCACGGTATCCGTTTCAAACAGAGAAACCGAAGCTGAATTGATTGAAAACGTTCGCAATGTACCGGGAATTAAAATCCTTAACATATCCGACCGTACCTTCCTGATGCATTTGGGAGGAAAGATTGAGATTCGTTCGAAAGTTCCGATTAAAAACAGGGACGATCTTTCCCATGTGTACACCCCTGGTGTAGCACGTGTATGTATGGCGCTTCATGAGGATCCTTCCAAGGCTTATTCGTTGACCATTAAAAGAAATACTGTAGCCGTCGTGTCCGACGGTACTGCCGTACTTGGCTTGGGGGATATTGGTCCGATTGCTGCGATGCCGGTTATGGAAGGCAAAGCGATGCTGTTTAAAGAAATGGCCGATATTGATTCATTCCCGATTTGTTTAGATACGAAAGACACGGAGGAAATTATCAGGATCGTTAAAGCAATCGCTCCTGCTTTCGGCGGTATCAACTTGGAGGATATTTCCTCGCCGCGATGCTTTGAGATTGAAGAAAGATTAAAAAATGAACTGGACATTCCCGTTTTTCATGACGACCAGCACGGAACCGCTGTTGTCATGCTGGCGGGATTGATTAACGCATTAAAAATTGTGAATAAGCAAATGTCTGACATTAGAGTGGTGTTTAGCGGTATCGGCGCTGCAGGCGTGGCTTGCACGAAAATGCTGATGGCTGCCGGAGTTAAGCATATCGTTGGTGCCACGAGATCCGTTGGTATTATCAACCGCAATGCAAACTACGAAAATTCAATGTTTCAATGGTACGCGGAGAATACGAATCCCGACAATGTAACGGGAACGTTAAAGGACGCCATGGAGAATGCGGATGTGTTTATCGGTTTGTCCGGTCCGGGTGTCATTACAGTCGAGGATTTGAAAAAAATGGCCAAGGATCCGATTGTGTTTGCTATGGCTAATCCGACTCCGGAGATTTTACCGGAAATTGCAGAGCCGTATGTTAGAGTCATGGCTACAGGAAGATCCGATTATCCGAATCAGTTAAATAACGTGTTATGCTTCCCGGGAATTTTCAGAGGCGCTATGGATTGCCATGCCACGATCATTAACGAGGAAATGAAGCTGGCGGCCGCTTATGCTATCGCGTCCATCGTAGAGGATGCTGAGCTCAATGAGCAGTATATTATCCCTAGCGTTTTCAATAACCGTGTAGTTGAAGTCGTTAGAAAAAAAGTAATTCAAGCCGCAGTAGAAACAGGGGTCGCGCGTAAAGTGCCGCATGATATTCATAATTAAATATTGAAGTAAACAGACCTGCCTCCGGTGGGTCTGTTTTTATATTTGCGAATAGATGGAGGAGGGAAGCGCACAATAAGGCGAATACCGACCGAAACTTATTCTATATGTAAGGATGAGAAGCTTGAGGAAGACATTGTTGTGCTCCAGGATCTGCTTATCATTGTTCTTGCTGGCCATTTGCGTTTCTTTATTCCCGCAAGTGCTCGCCGCGGAGCCGGATTCAAGCAAGCTGAAAATAATGAATTTTGACGGATTGTCAGAAGAAGGCGTCTATTTAATCATCAATAAAACCTCAAACCAGCTGACCGTGGTTTTGAACGGACGAGCCATGTATTATTTCCCAATCGCGACCGGACGGACGAAAC
This genomic window contains:
- a CDS encoding carbohydrate kinase; this encodes MNQAGLVVCVGELLIDFFCTDIDVDLKKGDNFIKQAGGAPANVSAAIAKLGGTASFVGKVGNDPFGGFLIDVLDQAGVDTQRVSKDDAVRTTMAFVSLQANGERDFVFYRGADERLTMADVDLEYISHARVMHFGSATALLGGEALETYFSLIDLAKAKNMFISFDPNFRTNLWQGREDEFIERARRGIGQADFVKVSDEELRLITTQEDMLEGVRDLHHLGARVIAVTLGKEGTLISSNGQHAVIPSVPIKSVDSTGAGDSFVGATLFQLAQAKEPAGLCDDFDELKRIIAFSNKVGAIVCTKVGAIAALPSLEEVERFG
- a CDS encoding LTA synthase family protein → MGELQLSLRRYGLTTVRRLPLLLWSLWIVFLVELLSRGQWLDTFGWTFEAIPELILNTLVVLGLLLLLTAFTGSVRLSFWLVAAVCITFGLISGIKLEILGVPFLPWDLLLTSETKDMTPYLRGLLSFTVISGFVLFVAISILLLYKVARNDLQLGLRHRIGMGLVSALLLISIYNDGAFSLKKLANIDNIAWDQTINVKTNGFLLSTVMNIKFLYLQEPKGYDEQSIRAMASGASPAVAEADEVKPNIIVVLSESFWDATQVEGLKFSKDPLPFYHSLVEKYTSGTMLSPQFGGGTANVEFEVLTGNSMRFLPQGSIPYNQYIHKQTDSLASILKRQGYETTAINPFHSWFYNSKSVYEHFGFSKYISQEFFEPDYEGPYIADRAVAKYIIQASEETAGPDFIFANTMENHYHYYPGKFKENTIEVSGVSDESKGLFETYAQGLLGADDMLKRLVTHYEQKGEPTIIVFFGDHLPSLGENYKAYKDCGYLQENDPNFLDKMYRVPVLVWNNYLPEQKESLNMSPSFLGPYVLKLAQRTGTYYTDYLYEFAQHTPVIPPKHYYQQMGINEDILKGYEKLQYDILFGKQYGYADWNDTIQDPAFVLGFGALHIDNVHIEQSGEEQVVRITGKDLPHSSIVYINDEPVKTQWTDNNELTAIVEPETAGAFPWKMEIVVEDSKGHVVVKSNPYIQNPLTATDYH
- a CDS encoding iron-containing alcohol dehydrogenase — encoded protein: MADEQSIIQVMLETPNTTDVIIAVGAGTIHDIVRFTGYKMNKPFISVPTAPSVDGFTSIGAPIIIQGEKKTISASAPDAIFADLDILTGAPQSLLAAGFCDMLGKYTSLFDWKFTHWVAGEPHCPAAERITKRALMDCVNHVQEIAQREEGGIRVLTKALIESGLAVLIFGSLYGPWTVRLLQPSWE
- a CDS encoding NAD-dependent malic enzyme; translated protein: MSGQTSGSYTIILRMELEPNVAFIQIANAIHEKGCEIVAVDIVNRNKEKTIRDITVSVSNRETEAELIENVRNVPGIKILNISDRTFLMHLGGKIEIRSKVPIKNRDDLSHVYTPGVARVCMALHEDPSKAYSLTIKRNTVAVVSDGTAVLGLGDIGPIAAMPVMEGKAMLFKEMADIDSFPICLDTKDTEEIIRIVKAIAPAFGGINLEDISSPRCFEIEERLKNELDIPVFHDDQHGTAVVMLAGLINALKIVNKQMSDIRVVFSGIGAAGVACTKMLMAAGVKHIVGATRSVGIINRNANYENSMFQWYAENTNPDNVTGTLKDAMENADVFIGLSGPGVITVEDLKKMAKDPIVFAMANPTPEILPEIAEPYVRVMATGRSDYPNQLNNVLCFPGIFRGAMDCHATIINEEMKLAAAYAIASIVEDAELNEQYIIPSVFNNRVVEVVRKKVIQAAVETGVARKVPHDIHN
- a CDS encoding YjhG/YagF family D-xylonate dehydratase → MSELLSSIMGAEGKELYRLQTHAQGPRGTLPLTPDMLLHEPSGHLFGLTQNVGMGWIPSELNGKQVLLLSTQGGIRAEDGKPIALGYHTGHWEVGLLMQDAAYEIRKSGGVPFAGYVSDPCDGRSQGTEGMFDSLPYRNDAAIVFRRLIRSLPTRKAVIGIATCDKGLPAMLTALAAMRELPCIIVPGGVTLPPSSGEDAGKIQTIGARYSNGELSLEDAADLGCRACATPGGGCQFLGTAATAQVVAEALGLTVPHAALAPSGQPIWHELARQSARAVMMMESKGLRTRDIVTHAAIRNAMVVHAAFGGSTNLLLHIPAIAHAAGCAIPTVQEWDRVNRNVPRLVSVLPNGPVYHPTVRVFLAGGVPEVMLHLRQLGLLDESALTVTGETLGTVLDWWETSERRAKVREALQKLDGIRPDEVIMSPEQARSYGMASTVTFPTGNLAPEGSVIKSTSIDPTVVGTDGIYRHKGRAKVFTAEREAIRAIKTGGIVAGDMLVLIGRGPIGSGMEETYQLTSALKHLPFGKHVTLITDARFSGVSTGACIGHVGPEALAGGPIGKLRDGDWIEVVIDRERLQGSLHFVGEGDTFYTPQEGSEVLARRMPHPHLAPDPGLPDDTRLWAALQGASGGTWRGSVYDVDRIITLLEAGKKALGW
- a CDS encoding glycerophosphodiester phosphodiesterase family protein encodes the protein MHKMILTLTFLLTANLTSVSSDLSWLADSRELVTAHRGSSGSAPENTLSSIRKAIEDGAGYAEIDVQETADGIIVLMHDDNARRTTGIDKPMWLIPSAELLHASAGAWFHQRFEAERVPTLEQAIDTAKGKIKLNIELKNNGHQKQLAEKTADIIMKKQCIRECTVTSFDAALIQKVKQRNPSIKTGLIISTKITDNASLFSNKDFDVLSTAHTIIDEEFMRLANLHQKEVYAWTVNDQDTMARMILLGVTSVITDYPERLTALLKET
- a CDS encoding IclR family transcriptional regulator, with amino-acid sequence MPIIQSVERALRILDLFDEYHKELKITEISSRMDLHKSTVHSLLKTLQVHRYIEQNPDSGKYRLGMKLLERSSRLVQSLDIRQVANNYLQTLSKTTGQTAHLVVLDGKEGVYIDKVEGEKAVIRYSRIGRRIPLHCSAVGKALVAYKSPKELSSILKGYDYQKHTDRTIRSEEAFLLELEQVKQRGYATDDQENEPGVFCIAAAVRDHTGEVTAAVSISMLQARVTDEDKERYIKLLLQAAGELSERMGYGIMIG